In Leucoraja erinacea ecotype New England unplaced genomic scaffold, Leri_hhj_1 Leri_369S, whole genome shotgun sequence, a genomic segment contains:
- the LOC129693622 gene encoding beta-galactosidase-like: GLVGNISLGTTDLRDWRIFPLAIDRLVASGWPHSVCGEPAPGPSPEPQTPPPGPTFYSGTFSSPEPLDTFIWLQGWIKGQVWMNGFNLGRYWPARGPQQTLYVPRSVLTADRPNVVTVLELEQAPAVPTAQLVDHVIITAQI, translated from the exons ggcctggtgggcaACATCTCACTGGGCACAACTGACCTACGTGACTGGCGCATCTTCCCGCTGGCCATTGACCGCCTCGTTGCCAGCGGTTGGCCGCACTCGGTGTGCGGAGAGCCGGCTCCCGGCCCCTCCCCCGAGCCCCAAACCCCACCCCCGGGGCCAACCTTCTATTCCGGAACCTTCTCCTCGCCAGAGCCCCTGGACACCTTCATCTGGCTGCAGGGGTGGATCAAG GGCCAGGTGTGGATGAACGGCTTTAACCTGGGTCGCTACTGGCCGGCGCGAGGTCCACAACAGACGCTGTACGTGCCGCGGAGCGTGCTGACCGCTGACCGGCCCAACGTGGTGACGGTGTTGGAGCTGGAGCAGGCACCGGCCGTGCCCACTGCCCAGCTGGTCGACCACGTCATCATAACCGCACAGATATAG